Proteins from one Thermobifida alba genomic window:
- a CDS encoding DUF397 domain-containing protein, with protein MNAYNGISAAELGEVTWQKSRRSNSIGNCVEMARLSDGSIAVRNSRFPEGPALIYTQAEINALILGVKDGDFDNLLG; from the coding sequence GTGAACGCTTACAACGGCATCTCAGCCGCCGAACTGGGCGAAGTCACCTGGCAGAAGAGCCGCCGCAGCAACTCGATCGGCAACTGCGTGGAGATGGCCAGGCTCTCGGACGGCTCCATCGCGGTACGCAACTCCCGCTTCCCCGAGGGGCCGGCCCTGATCTACACCCAGGCCGAGATCAACGCCCTCATCCTGGGGGTGAAGGACGGCGACTTCGACAACCTGCTCGGCTAG